The Candidatus Latescibacterota bacterium nucleotide sequence GGAGCTGGCCGCGACCCTCCATCATGAAAGGGAGAGGTTGACCCAGTTCAGAGAGGAGAGGAATCGACTCAGGCAGCTGCTCGGGTTCAGGAAGGATTCGTTTTTCGACTTTATTCCATGTGAAGTCACGACCAGATCATCAAACAGATTTCATCATTCGGTCACGGTAGACCGCGGAAAGGGATCTGGTATAAAGGTGGGTATGGCTGTGGTCGGGTACAGGGGGCTGGTCGGCAGGGTCGTGCAGGTATTCGGTTCGTCATCACGCGTGCTTCTGCTCAATAACAAGTCGATTTCGGTGAGCTGCCTGGACAAGAGAAGCAGGGTGGTAGGTATGCTTAACTGGGAGAGAGGAAACCTGTTCAGGCTCGATTTCATCGGAAGGGAGGAGGATGTCCTCCAGGGTGATACTCTGATAACGAGCGGGTTTGGAAAGATACTTCCCAAGGGTTTTCCCGTAGGCACGGTGTTTCAGGTCGCCGAGGAGAAGACGGAACTCTCGAGGCGTGTCAGTGTGGTCAGCATGACCGATCTGAACACGCTGGAGGAGCTGTTTATCGTAGTCGGCGGCAGAGACTGGGACAGTGAGGATATATTTAACAGGCTGGATACCGTGAAGGATCCAGCAATGTGAGGTCGATAGCTTGAGTGTGATCAGGGCAATAGTAGCGGCGTTTGCCGTATTCATCCTCCAGGTGACGATCGTCCATCGCATGTCGGTATTGGGCGCCAGGCCCGATCTGATGCTTGTCCTCCTCGTAGTCCTTGTCCTGGACAGGAACCCGGTAATGGCCATAATCATCGGTTTCTCTCTTGGTTTTCTCCAGGATCTCGGGAATGCTTCTTTTCTCGGCATGAACGCTCTTGCCAAATCGTTGATAGGATATGGAATAGCAAGGTATGCTTCGGGATATCTTCCTGAAAGCACTTTCTTTAAAAGCCTGTTGATCCTTCTGGCAAGTCTCGTATCCAGTATTATCGTCCTGAATATTATGTCCACTTTCAATCCGCTTACAGTGCTGGTCTCTTTTTTCAGGCATTCCATCCTGTCGGCTATCTACTCGGCTCTGGCCGGAGTCGTCGTATTCCTGATACTGAAGCTGTTTCCTCGAAGGGTGGTCCGGTCCGTTGGCAGGTACTGATCGTCAGAGTGAATTTATCCTCGACCACAGGCGGAGGATCGTGCTGTTGCTGGTGATCGGCGTCATATCGATAATGACGGCGAGATTGTTCTATCTTCAGGTGATCCATCATGGGTATTACAACAGACTCGCCATAACAAACAGGATCCAGCGGGAACGGATGGTGGCACCCCGGGGGTTGATCAGAGCGTCTGATGGCTCCAAGCTGGTTGTCAATGTCCCCGTCTATCAGATCAGTCTTGTCCCGGGAAAGATCTCTGGAAGAGAGGACAGGCTGGATCTGGCCTGTGAGTGGTTGGGGATAGATAGCAAGAGTCTCTTCGCCAGCCTTGACGAGTGGAAGAAAAGATATCCTGATGGCAGAGAGATGCCGGTAGTTCAGTCCGCCGAAAAGGGACAGATCTCCATACTCATGGAGAATCGCTCACTTTTTCCATTTTTCAAGCTTGTGATGAAACACAGACGGCAGTATCCCGAAGGTAATCTGGCGACTCACATTCTGGGATATGTAGGCGAAGTGACTGACGAAGAGTTGAAGGATGACGACAGGTTCCGTCCTGGTGACCTCAAGGGAAGGACAGGCATTGAGTACAAGTACGACGAGCATCTTCGCGGCGACGCGGGGGTCAGGATCATCGAGATCAGTGCCGAAGGAATCAAGGTCGGTGAATATGACGGGATATCGCACGATGATGACTTCGATGAATTTGTTCAATCGCGGCCGCCCGTTCCGGGATGTGACCTATATTTAACGATAGATATAGATTTCCAGAGGATCCTGGAGAGAGAATTCAACTGTGACAAGGGTTGTGTGATAGCCATGGATCCATCAACAGGGGGTATCCTGGGTGCGGTGAGCAGGCCGTCATACGATCCCAACATATTTATGGGTGGTATCAGCGAAAAAGACTGGAACATGCTGCATGGAGATCCGGCTAAGCCTCTTTTCAACCGTGCCATACAGGCCACGTATCCTCCCGCTTCCACATTCAAGATGATCGTCTGTTATGGAGCTTTTTATTTCGATCTTGTAGCGAAGGGTGCTTTGCTCGAACCGTGCTATGGCGGACACCAGTTCGGTAACAGGTATTTCAGATGCTGGAAACCCGAAGGACATGGATATGCGAATATGTTCGATGCTATTGTCAACTCCTGTGATGTGTATTTTTACCAGATCGGAGAGAGGATGAACGCGGACCAGTTCGCCTATGCGGGACGGCTCTTTGGATTGGGAAGGAAAACCGGGATAGACCTGCCCAGCGAAGCCAGAGGGATTCTTCCCGATCATTCGTACTTCGACAGGCGGTTTGGAAAGAGAAAATGGACGAAAGGACATCTGCTCAATTACTCGATAGGTCAGGGTGAGGCACTCACAACACCGATACAGCTCTGTCAGATGGTCGCGATGATCGCGAATGGAGGAAAGAGGATCAAGCCCCATGTGGTCGACAGAGTGGTCGACACCGAAGGGGCCGAAGTCTACAGAAACGACAATACGGCTGTGCCGATCTCTCAGATGGATAATGAGATACTCAGGTTTATTCAGCGTTCGATGATAGCAGTCGTCTCGGGAGAACATGGGACGGGACGGGCGAGCCGCGTTCCTGGTTTAACAAGCGCCGGGAAGACGGGTACGGCCCAGAATTCGGGGGAAGACCATGCCCTGTTTGTGGTCTATGCTCCGGTCGAGAATCCCGAGATAGCTATTGCCATTATCATGGAAAACGCTGGTCATGGCGGAGCTGTGGCAGCCCCGATGGCAAGAAGGATTCTTGGAGCGTACTTCCATCCAGGGGCAGCATGGGATGGAAAATTCAGGTATGGTAAAACGGTAATTGCCGGGGCCGGCAGGTAGGAGAGACTGTGCCGATGTTGTTATACGGAGGCGGAGGAGAATCGGGTGGCTGAGAAGAACATGCGAAATATGGAATGGGGGATACTGATCCCCGGACTTATTCTGATCTGTATTGGACTTGCCAACCTGTACTCCGTGGGGCATGTGCCGGAAGAACTCCGGGAGACCTTTCAGTTGGGCAGT carries:
- the mreC gene encoding rod shape-determining protein MreC translates to MQIISFLFEKHLDKTVLAIAIILSILMLSADEDSQINSARGISSFLFYPVNRVSAYFTDMEQLKEENLRLRELAATLHHERERLTQFREERNRLRQLLGFRKDSFFDFIPCEVTTRSSNRFHHSVTVDRGKGSGIKVGMAVVGYRGLVGRVVQVFGSSSRVLLLNNKSISVSCLDKRSRVVGMLNWERGNLFRLDFIGREEDVLQGDTLITSGFGKILPKGFPVGTVFQVAEEKTELSRRVSVVSMTDLNTLEELFIVVGGRDWDSEDIFNRLDTVKDPAM
- the mreD gene encoding rod shape-determining protein MreD, whose product is MSVIRAIVAAFAVFILQVTIVHRMSVLGARPDLMLVLLVVLVLDRNPVMAIIIGFSLGFLQDLGNASFLGMNALAKSLIGYGIARYASGYLPESTFFKSLLILLASLVSSIIVLNIMSTFNPLTVLVSFFRHSILSAIYSALAGVVVFLILKLFPRRVVRSVGRY
- the mrdA gene encoding penicillin-binding protein 2, giving the protein MAGTDRQSEFILDHRRRIVLLLVIGVISIMTARLFYLQVIHHGYYNRLAITNRIQRERMVAPRGLIRASDGSKLVVNVPVYQISLVPGKISGREDRLDLACEWLGIDSKSLFASLDEWKKRYPDGREMPVVQSAEKGQISILMENRSLFPFFKLVMKHRRQYPEGNLATHILGYVGEVTDEELKDDDRFRPGDLKGRTGIEYKYDEHLRGDAGVRIIEISAEGIKVGEYDGISHDDDFDEFVQSRPPVPGCDLYLTIDIDFQRILEREFNCDKGCVIAMDPSTGGILGAVSRPSYDPNIFMGGISEKDWNMLHGDPAKPLFNRAIQATYPPASTFKMIVCYGAFYFDLVAKGALLEPCYGGHQFGNRYFRCWKPEGHGYANMFDAIVNSCDVYFYQIGERMNADQFAYAGRLFGLGRKTGIDLPSEARGILPDHSYFDRRFGKRKWTKGHLLNYSIGQGEALTTPIQLCQMVAMIANGGKRIKPHVVDRVVDTEGAEVYRNDNTAVPISQMDNEILRFIQRSMIAVVSGEHGTGRASRVPGLTSAGKTGTAQNSGEDHALFVVYAPVENPEIAIAIIMENAGHGGAVAAPMARRILGAYFHPGAAWDGKFRYGKTVIAGAGR